The following proteins come from a genomic window of Proteinivorax hydrogeniformans:
- a CDS encoding DUF1622 domain-containing protein, whose protein sequence is MDTTHNIIFFLSILLEWFAALVIVAVSIIVLTGYIFSLFKPAEKLRLSLARGLALGLEFALAGEILRTILIRELEELFILGAIIILRAALSVLIHWEISHTVNCLQSECEIHEEDKTKNKANLNR, encoded by the coding sequence TTGGATACCACCCATAACATTATATTCTTTCTTTCAATACTACTAGAGTGGTTTGCTGCATTAGTGATCGTTGCAGTTTCTATTATTGTCCTAACTGGTTATATCTTTTCTTTGTTTAAACCTGCTGAAAAGTTAAGGTTAAGCTTAGCTAGAGGATTGGCTTTAGGACTTGAGTTTGCTTTAGCTGGAGAAATATTACGTACTATTTTAATTCGAGAACTAGAAGAATTATTTATACTAGGAGCAATCATTATTTTAAGGGCGGCGCTTAGCGTTCTCATACATTGGGAGATTAGTCATACCGTTAACTGTCTTCAAAGTGAATGCGAGATTCATGAAGAAGATAAAACAAAAAATAAAGCTAACCTTAACAGATGA